The DNA segment CGACGTCGGCAGCTTCGACGGCGGCTTCGGCAGCGCCTACCTCGCCCGCCAGACCGGTCAGAAGTTCGCCCGCGAGATCTTCTTCCTCGGCCGCGCCTACGACGCCGAGCAGATGCACGCGATGGGCGCGGTGAACGCTGTCGTCGACCACGCCGACCTCGAATCCGAGGCGCTGCAGTGGGCCGCCGAGATCAACGGCAAGTCACCGCAGGCCGTGCGCATGCTGAAGTTCTCGTTCAACCTCATCGACGACGGGCTGGTCGGTCAGCAGGTGTTCGCCGGCGAGGCGACGCGGCTGGCCTACATGACCGACGAGGCCGTCGAGGGCCGCGACGCGTTCCTCGAGAAGCGCGACCCGGACTGGTCGGCGTTCCCCCGCTACTTCTGACCGGCGATTTGTGCACGATTTCGCGCGCTCACCGCTCGAAATCGTGCACAAATCGCTCAGTCTCTAGACTCCCGGAGTGAGCAAGAACCCGCTGCGCCGCCTGTCCGACAGCCTGATGCTGACCAGCATGCGGCCCTCGATGGCCGAGCAGTTCCTGCAGCCGCGCGCCAACGTCGAACTCGCGGGCAAACGCATTCTGCTGACCGGCGCCTCCTCGGGAATCGGCGCGGCCGCCGCGGAGAAGTTCGCCCGCCGGGGCGCCACGGTCGTCGCGGTGGCCCGCCGCCAGGACCTGCTCGACGCGCTCGTCGAACGGATCACGACGGCCGGCGGGAACGCCACGGCCCGCGCCTGCGACCTGTCGGACCTCGACGCGGTCGACGCGCTGGTGGCCGACGTCGAGGCGCAGTTCGGCGGGATCGACATCCTGATCAACAACGCAGGCAAGTCGATTCGCCGCCCGCTGGCCGAATCGCTGGACCGCTGGCACGACGTCGAGCGGACCATGACGCTCAACTACTACTCCCCGCTTCGGCTCATCCGTGGTCTGGCGCCCGCCATGATCGAACGCGGTGACGGCCACATCATCAACGTCGCGACGTGGGGTGTGTTCAGCGAGGCGTCGCCGCTGTTCGCGGTCTACAACGCCTCCAAGGCCGCGCTGTCGGCGGTGAGCCGCGTCATCGAGACCGAATGGGCGGCCAAGGGCGTGCACTCGACGACGCTGTACTACCCGCTGGTGAAGACACCGATGATCGCGCCGACGCGGGCCTACGACGGGGTGCCCGGGCTCAGCGCACAGGAGGCGGCCGACTGGATGGTCGACGCCGCGCGCCACCGGCCGGTGCGTATCGCGCCGCGGATGGCGGTCACCGCGCGGGCCGTCGACTCGCTGGCGCCGACCTGGTTCAACGCGATCGTCAAACGCCAGCAGGTGCAGCCGGGGCGCTGAGCGCCGTGATAGACAGTGGCCATGGAGATCCTGGCCAGTCGAGTGCTGTTCCGGCCGAAGGACTACCAGCGGTCGCTGCGCTTCTATCGCGACGAGCTCATGCTCGCGATCGCCCGTGAGTACGGCGGGGGCACCGTGTTCTACGCGGGTCAGTCGCTGATCGAACTGTCCGGACACGGCGGCACCGACCATGCGAGCGGACCGTTTCCGGGGGCGCTGTGGCTTCAGGTGCGCGACGTTTACGCCGTACAGGACGAGTTCCGCGGACGCGGGCTCGAGATCGCCAGGGACGCCAGACAGGAGCCGTGGGGACTGCACGAGATGCACGTGACCGATCCCGACGGCGTCACGCTGATCTTCGTGCAGGTGCCCGACGACCATCCGCTGCGCCGCGACACCCGCGGCTGACAGCGGTCAGCGCACGGGCGCGGCCAGCGGCCAGCCCACCGACGCCAAGCGCGCCGCGACCTGATGGACCTCTTCGGGATTGGGCTCCTTGGCGATCACCTCGTGCACCGCGGCGCGGATCTCGTCCTCGGTGACGGTGTCGGCGTCGGTCGAGCGCAGGATCGACTGCGCGGCCCTGACCACTTCCTCCTCGGTGAGCGACCGCTTCAGCAGCGCCAGCAGCGGGAAGTAGTCCTTCGGCGGCACACCCTGGGGGTAGCCGTCGCGCAACCACGTCAGCACCTTGTCCATGACGCCGGCGTTCTCTGTCATCACCACGACCTCACTTGGCGAACGGGAACAGGTTGACACCCAAGTGGTGCTCGATCGTCGACCTGGTGATCCACAGCAGCGCCAGCAGGATCACCGCGGCGACGATCGTGAACAGCGCCACGCCGAGGTACTTCAGCGCGGGGTTCGGGGCGTGGGTGGTGCCGTCCTCGTCGACGCCGCCCGACCCGGCGGAGTAGGCCACCAGCCCGTAGGCGAACACCGCGGGCAGACCCGCACCGAGGATCAGACCGATGACCAGCACCCGCAGGATGCTCTCGAGGTGAACCATTCCCAATGTCCTTCGTCGTTTCTCGAAAGGGTCAGACGGCCGCGACGTCTTTGGTCGTTTCCCGGAGTTCGACGGGCACCACGGAATTGGTGGACGCGTCCCAGTCGGCGTTGACGTTGCTGTGGTCGACCTTCTGCTGCTGGGCCCGCCACCACATGGCGAACGAGACGCCGACCAGGATGAGGAAGATCAGGCCGTCGCCCGCGAGTTGGGTGGTCAAGCCGGCCACGGTGTCGGAGAGCCAGAAGGCGAGCGCGCCGACGAGGCCCGCGGCGGGCAGCGTCACCAACCAGGCCACCGCCATGCGGCCGGCGACCGCCCAGCGCACCTGCGCGCCCGGCTTGCCGACCCCGCTGCCGAGGATCGACCCCGTCGCGACGTGCGTGGTGGACAGCGCCATCCCGGCGGCACTGGAGCTGAGGATGATCGCGGCCGAGGACGCCTCGGCGGCCAGGCCCTGCGGGGACTCGATCTCCACCAGACCCTTGCCGAGCGTGCGGATGACGCGCCAGCCCCCGAGGTAGGTGCCCAGGCCGATGGCCAGCGCGCAGCTGGCGATGATCCAGAACGGCAGCCCGTCCTCGGCGACGTTGCCGGTCAGATGACCGGTGGTGATCAGCGCGAGCGCGATGACGCCCATCGTCTTCTGCGCGTCGTTGGTGCCGTGCGACAGCGCGACCAGCGAGGCCGTGGCGATCTGGCCCCAGCGGAAGCCGGCTTCGCGCCGGTTTCGCATGACCTTGCGGGTGATGCGGTAGACCAGCCAGGTGCCGCAGGCGGCGACCAGGCCCGCGATGACCGGGGCGGCGATCGCGGGGATCAGCACCTTCTGGGTGACGCCCGACCAGTTGACGCCGGCCAGGCCGATGGCGGCCAGGCCCGCGCCGATCAACCCGCCGAACAGCGCGTGCGATGAACTCGACGGAATGCCGAACAGCCACGTCAGCAGGTTCCACAGGATGCCGCCGATGAGGCCGGCGAAGATGATGGTCAGCCCGGTCGACGCGTCGATATTGGGCAGCAGCGAACCGGTCTTACTGTCCTGGATCTTGAGCACCGAGGTGGTGACCGTCAGGGCGACCTCGACCGAGAGGAAGGCGCCGACGAGGTTGAGCACCCCGGCCAGCAGCACCGCCGTCTTGGGCTTCAGCGCGCCGGTGGCGATCGACGTGGCCATCGCGTTTCCGGTGTCGTGGAAACCGTTGGTGAAGTCGAAGGCCAGTGCTGTCGCGATGAGCAGCACCAAGATGATCAACTCGGAACTCACGAGGCCTCATTCTGCTGTGCCATGACCCACGTAACCAAAATCAGGCTGCCGCGAATTCCAGCGTGTCCTGGGCTTTTGCCGGGAAATCGGGGGTGTTCACCAACTGTTCATCCGGCATGCAGGCCCCGTTGGCCGGACGACGCCGGCCGGCGTCCGGCGCTAACATCGACTGCCTGCGGGCACACGGTTTCAGCGGGTGCCCGGGAAAGTGACGCAAGTGCCCAATTTCCTAGCCAGGATCGTCGCGTGGATCACGGCCGGCTACCCCGAGGGCGTGCCGGGGCCGGACCGGGTGCCCCTGCTCGCGCTGCTGCGCAGGCGGCTGACCGACGACGAGGTGGCGGCCGTGGCGCACACCTTGATGGACCGCGGCGAATTCGACCACGTCGACATCGCGGTGATGATCACCTCGATCACCGACGACATGCCCACCCCCGCCGACGTCGAGCGGGTGCGCGCCCGCCTCGCCTCCCGCAGCTGGCCGCTGGACGACCGGCGTGACCCCGAGGAGGACGGGTAGCCGTCCTGCGCGCCGTGGCCGTCCCGTCCGGCGCCGCGGCGCTCGAGGTGCTGTCGGTCGTCGAGGACGTGGTCGCCGGCCGCGGTCCGGCGCTGTTGCCCACCCCGGCCGCCGACGCCGACGAGAGCGCCCGGTTGGGTGACGCGTTGCGGGTGGGGGCACCGATCGCCGACGACGTCGCCTTCGTGGTTCCGACCTCGGGCACCACCGGGACGCCGAAGGGCGCGATGCTGACCGCCGCGGCGCTGACCGCCAGCGCGGACGCGACGCACCGGCGGCTGGGTGGCGCCGGGAGGTGGCTGTTGGCGCTGCCCGCCCACCACATCGCCGGACTGCAGGTGCTGGTGCGCAGTGTGGTGGCCGGTGAACGACCCGTCGCGGTGGCGGCCGGATTCGGCCCCGACGAACTGGTGTCCGCCGCGGCGGTCATGGGATCGGGACGGCGTTACGTATCGCTGGTGAGTGTGCAGCTGGACAAGGTGCTGCGCTCGCCGGATGCCACCGCGGCGCTGGCCACGTTCGACGCGGTGCTGATCGGCGGCGGTCCGATACCACCCGGACTTGCCGAAAGAGCCTTGGCAGCAGGGATTTCCGTGGTCCGTACGTACGGGATGAGTGAGACCGCCGGCGGTTGCGTCTACGACGGAGTCCCGTTGGACGGCGTGCGGGTGCGCCTCGACCGATCGCGGGTCCTGCTCGGCGGGCCGACGCTGGCGAAGGGCTACCGCAACCCCGTGCAGCCGGATCCGTTCGCCGAGCCCGGCTGGTTCCGCACCGACGACGTCGGCGCATTGGACGGTGGCGTGCTGCGCGTGCTCGGCCGTGCCGACGATGCGATCAGCACCGGCGGGCTGACGGTCATGCCGCCGCTCGTCGAGGCGGTGCTGTCGCGCCACCCGGCGATCGCCGACTGTGCGGTGTTCGGAGTGGCCGACGAACGGCTGGGGCAGCGGGTGGTGGCCGCGATCGTCGTCGCGCCCGGCGCCTCGGCGCCGACGGTGGCGGAGCTGCGGGCGCATGTCGCGGAAGAACTCGACGCCACCGCGGCCCCGCGGGAGGTGCATGTGGTGGACGAGGTGCCGCGGCGAGGGATCGGCAAGGTGGACCGCCGCGCGCTGAGCGCGCGATTCGGCTAGAGCGGCATGATGGCGGTATGCGCCGTGAAGTGATGACCGTCGACGAGCTCCGCGCGATCGTCGGCCACCCGAACAGCTACGTCGCGAACAAGGTCAGCCCGAGGCTGTCGGCGGCGCAGCAGGACTGGCTGCGCGCGGCGTCGCTGGGCTTCGTGGCGACCACCGACGCCCAGGGCCGGGTCGACGTGTCCCCGAAGGGGGATCCGCCCGGGTTCGTCCACGTCATCGACGACCGGACGATCGCGATCCCGGAACGGCCGGGCAACAAACGCGTCGACGGCTACCTCAACGTGCTGGAGCGGCCACGCGTCGGCACGGTGTTCGTGATTCCCGGCCGCGGCGACACCCTGCGCATCAACGGCAGCGCCCGCGTGCTGGCCGACGCCGACTACTTCGACGCCATGATCGTCGACGGCAAACGTCCGATCCTCGCCCTGGAGATCGATGTCGAGGAGGCGTTCTTCCACTGCGCAAAGGCTTTTCTGCGCGCCAAGGCGTGGAAGCCCGAATCGTGGAACCCGACCGCGGTGCCGAGCCTGGCCCAGCTCGCCAAGGCGTTCAAACCGGATCTGACCGACGCCGAGCTCGAGGAGTACTACTCCGAGCAGAACATGCGCAAGCAGCTGTACTGATCGGGAGTCAGCCGCCGATCTCGAGGATCGCGAGCAACCCGAGCACCACGGTGGCCACCGCGAGCACCCCGTGTCCGAGCACCACCGCAACCGGGAACGACCGCTCAGGTGCATCCTGGGGCGCCGACGACTGCCCGCCGACCGGCTGAGGCTGGGCTCGATGCACCGGCAGCCAGCGCAGCACCATCACGACACCGAGTGCGGCCACCGGGATCAGCAGGGCCAGCGCCACCCAGCCGATCGGATGGTTGTCGGAGAAGACGTACACGATCCAGAGCACCAGACCCAGCGCCGCAAGCGCGAAGTGGCCGAACACCACGGCGGGCGGCAGATGGGTTCTGGTGCGGTCGCGATGGCCGCCGCCGCCCACCCATTTGGCGAGCATGAAGGCGCCGCCACCCGCGGTCAGGATCCACGCGATCAGTGACGCGATACCCATGGTCTTCCTCCCTCTGCTTGTCGCTCCGTTCTCTCGAATCCGGTTGCCTGCGTCGATTCGTCGGCGACGCGCACGCCGAACCGGTAGGACAGCATTCCGCCCAGATAGCCCGAGACGGCGAGCGCCGCGAAGCTGACCGCCGACAGTGCCAGCGGTCCGATCCCGACCGCGCCCTGCTCGGGTTCCTCGGCGTACCGCCAGGCGAAGCCGGCGGTGTAGAGCGCGGTGACGGTGAGGTTCAGGGTCATGTGCACCAGGCCGATGCGTCGGGCCCGGGTACCCGAGGGAATCGCGATCAGATCGAGGAAGCCCACCGTCGCAGCCGCCACAGCACCGAGCACGCCGATCGCGATGAGCCACACGGAACCCCGGGTGAGGAAGGCCGGTTCGTCGACGAGGTGCGAGGCGACGTCGAAGACCAGGCTGGCCGCCCACGCGCCGATCGGAACCGTCACCAGGATCGGATGGAACGGGTGCCCGTAGGGTCCTGCCAGCATCGCGCTGACCGGGTGCTTGGCCTGTTCGAGTGGTGTTGTCACGACCACCTCCACACCGCTGTGGTTTAGGCAATCGATTTTTCTCTTATTCCACCCGGGCCGTCAAGAGCACGTTTCGCCCAGCTTCGTTGGCGATATCGTGATGGCGTGGAGCACGACAGCCGAATTCCCCACGCGGGCTCGATCCGCGCCATCGCGGCGCTGGGCGAGGACATTCGCCGACGGCTGTACGACTTCGCTCGCAACGAGCGGCGCCCGGTGAGCCGCGACGAAGCGGCATCGGCGGTGGGCATCTCCCGCAAGTTGGCCGCGTTCCACCTGGACAAGCTCGTCGACGTCGGCCTGCTGCACTTCCGCTTCCTGGAGCCCGCGCAGGCCCGTGTCGGCAGGCCGCCGAAGGTGTACGCACCGGCCGACACCTCGTTCACGGTGAGCATTCCGGCGCGCCGGCCAGAGCTCCTCGCCGACATCCTGGCGCGCGCGGTGCTCGCCGACGACGAGCCGGCATCGGTGCGCGCGACCGCGGTGGAGGTGGCCCGCCGACGCGGCGTGGCCGCGATGACCCCGCCCCCACGTCCGCGGGGCAGACGCATCGGCGCGGATCGCGCGCTGCGCCTGACCGAGGAGATGCTCGTCGAATACGGGTTCGAGCCCTACCGCGACCAGCCCCGGTGTATCCGGCTGCGCAACTGCCCCTTTCACCCGCTCGCCCGCGATATGCCCGAGCTGGTGTGCCAGCTCAACCACGCCTTCCTGACGGGTGCGCTCGACGCGCTGGGCAGCGATGCCGTCGAGGCCGTCCTGTCACCCACCGCCGGGGAGTGCTGTGTCGAATTGCGGCCGACACGCTAGTGCCGAGGCACTACTCTGCGGCGATGACCGTCTATGCCGTCGCCCAGTTGAGATTCACCGACCGCACGGCCTATGACCGCTACCAGGCGGCCTTCATGGAGGTGTTCGCGAGGTATTCCGGCACCCTGCTGGCGGCCGACGAAGCACCGCAGACCGTGGAAGGCGAGTGGACCGGCGACAAAGTGGTGCTCATGTCGTTCCCCGACGAGGCGGAGTTTCGACGGTGGGCCAATTCGCCCGAGTACCAGCGGATCTCGGAGGACCGACGGGCGGGTGCGGACACCGTCGTGCTGCTCGTCCACGGCTTGG comes from the Mycolicibacterium litorale genome and includes:
- a CDS encoding SDR family oxidoreductase produces the protein MSKNPLRRLSDSLMLTSMRPSMAEQFLQPRANVELAGKRILLTGASSGIGAAAAEKFARRGATVVAVARRQDLLDALVERITTAGGNATARACDLSDLDAVDALVADVEAQFGGIDILINNAGKSIRRPLAESLDRWHDVERTMTLNYYSPLRLIRGLAPAMIERGDGHIINVATWGVFSEASPLFAVYNASKAALSAVSRVIETEWAAKGVHSTTLYYPLVKTPMIAPTRAYDGVPGLSAQEAADWMVDAARHRPVRIAPRMAVTARAVDSLAPTWFNAIVKRQQVQPGR
- a CDS encoding VOC family protein, producing MEILASRVLFRPKDYQRSLRFYRDELMLAIAREYGGGTVFYAGQSLIELSGHGGTDHASGPFPGALWLQVRDVYAVQDEFRGRGLEIARDARQEPWGLHEMHVTDPDGVTLIFVQVPDDHPLRRDTRG
- a CDS encoding DUF3349 domain-containing protein gives rise to the protein MTENAGVMDKVLTWLRDGYPQGVPPKDYFPLLALLKRSLTEEEVVRAAQSILRSTDADTVTEDEIRAAVHEVIAKEPNPEEVHQVAARLASVGWPLAAPVR
- a CDS encoding inorganic phosphate transporter; translated protein: MSSELIILVLLIATALAFDFTNGFHDTGNAMATSIATGALKPKTAVLLAGVLNLVGAFLSVEVALTVTTSVLKIQDSKTGSLLPNIDASTGLTIIFAGLIGGILWNLLTWLFGIPSSSSHALFGGLIGAGLAAIGLAGVNWSGVTQKVLIPAIAAPVIAGLVAACGTWLVYRITRKVMRNRREAGFRWGQIATASLVALSHGTNDAQKTMGVIALALITTGHLTGNVAEDGLPFWIIASCALAIGLGTYLGGWRVIRTLGKGLVEIESPQGLAAEASSAAIILSSSAAGMALSTTHVATGSILGSGVGKPGAQVRWAVAGRMAVAWLVTLPAAGLVGALAFWLSDTVAGLTTQLAGDGLIFLILVGVSFAMWWRAQQQKVDHSNVNADWDASTNSVVPVELRETTKDVAAV
- a CDS encoding DUF3349 domain-containing protein, coding for MPNFLARIVAWITAGYPEGVPGPDRVPLLALLRRRLTDDEVAAVAHTLMDRGEFDHVDIAVMITSITDDMPTPADVERVRARLASRSWPLDDRRDPEEDG
- the menE gene encoding o-succinylbenzoate--CoA ligase, whose product is MAVPSGAAALEVLSVVEDVVAGRGPALLPTPAADADESARLGDALRVGAPIADDVAFVVPTSGTTGTPKGAMLTAAALTASADATHRRLGGAGRWLLALPAHHIAGLQVLVRSVVAGERPVAVAAGFGPDELVSAAAVMGSGRRYVSLVSVQLDKVLRSPDATAALATFDAVLIGGGPIPPGLAERALAAGISVVRTYGMSETAGGCVYDGVPLDGVRVRLDRSRVLLGGPTLAKGYRNPVQPDPFAEPGWFRTDDVGALDGGVLRVLGRADDAISTGGLTVMPPLVEAVLSRHPAIADCAVFGVADERLGQRVVAAIVVAPGASAPTVAELRAHVAEELDATAAPREVHVVDEVPRRGIGKVDRRALSARFG
- a CDS encoding pyridoxamine 5'-phosphate oxidase family protein — translated: MRREVMTVDELRAIVGHPNSYVANKVSPRLSAAQQDWLRAASLGFVATTDAQGRVDVSPKGDPPGFVHVIDDRTIAIPERPGNKRVDGYLNVLERPRVGTVFVIPGRGDTLRINGSARVLADADYFDAMIVDGKRPILALEIDVEEAFFHCAKAFLRAKAWKPESWNPTAVPSLAQLAKAFKPDLTDAELEEYYSEQNMRKQLY
- a CDS encoding DUF2231 domain-containing protein: MTTPLEQAKHPVSAMLAGPYGHPFHPILVTVPIGAWAASLVFDVASHLVDEPAFLTRGSVWLIAIGVLGAVAAATVGFLDLIAIPSGTRARRIGLVHMTLNLTVTALYTAGFAWRYAEEPEQGAVGIGPLALSAVSFAALAVSGYLGGMLSYRFGVRVADESTQATGFERTERQAEGGRPWVSRH
- a CDS encoding helix-turn-helix transcriptional regulator — translated: MEHDSRIPHAGSIRAIAALGEDIRRRLYDFARNERRPVSRDEAASAVGISRKLAAFHLDKLVDVGLLHFRFLEPAQARVGRPPKVYAPADTSFTVSIPARRPELLADILARAVLADDEPASVRATAVEVARRRGVAAMTPPPRPRGRRIGADRALRLTEEMLVEYGFEPYRDQPRCIRLRNCPFHPLARDMPELVCQLNHAFLTGALDALGSDAVEAVLSPTAGECCVELRPTR
- a CDS encoding DUF1330 domain-containing protein; amino-acid sequence: MTVYAVAQLRFTDRTAYDRYQAAFMEVFARYSGTLLAADEAPQTVEGEWTGDKVVLMSFPDEAEFRRWANSPEYQRISEDRRAGADTVVLLVHGLGAARR